AAGCAGGACGCGCAGATCATCTCCCGGCAGGCAATGAGGCCGCCGGGTTTCAGCACCCGCATTACCTCGGTCAGCACGGCGCCCGTGTCCGGAATGTGCATGAGCACGTTGTGGCAGTGGGCGACATCGAAAGAGTCGTCATCGAAGGGAAGGTTGGTCACGTCGCCAACGTGGAAGATCGCGTTCTCCCGCCCCTGTGATGCGGCGACGGCCCGGGCCAACTCGATCTGCGACGCTTCCATGTCGACGCCGTGCAGCTCACCGGGATCGATGGCCTTGGCCAGACCCACCGAGATGGTGCCCGGTCCGCAGCCGAAGTCGAGCACGCGCAGGCCGGGCCGGAGATATGGCAGCAAATACGCGGCGCTGGCCTCCGCCGTATAGCGCCGCAGGGACTCCAGCATTTCCTGGCTGAATCCCATGGTGTAGTCGGGTGTCGCAGATGTCCCATCGGTCATCATCGTGTAACGGTCCCCTCTTGTTGTCGGCTATCCGCCCTGACGCGCTGCCGGCGGCGGCGCACTCCACGCACTTGGCGTCAGCGAGACGGATGCGCTGCTCATCGCAATGGTTTGTTGGCGATCGCTTCCCCGTAGGCGAGGCCGCAGAAGGCTGCGGGATGGCTCTTCAACTTGCCGTAGGAGGACCGGATGTCGCTGTAGAGCCCCCGCGAGAAGGCGCCGTACTTGATGGCCGCTTCGACGATCTCCTCGGAGAGGAGGAATCGGTCGATGAGGTCATAGATGACGGCGATCTCTTTGGGCGTGCTGTAGGTGCTGAACGACGCGGACATGCGGACGTTCTCGAATCCGGCCTCCACGATGTGGCCCTTCATCTCCTTGCCCATCTGGGGATGCCCGTCGTCGGCGGCGACGAGGTCTTCAAACAGATCCCACGATCGCCGCGTGCCACCGAAATCGGGATACATGAAGCTCGATTCACAGATCATCTCCCGG
The sequence above is a segment of the Chloroflexota bacterium genome. Coding sequences within it:
- a CDS encoding class I SAM-dependent methyltransferase; translated protein: MMTDGTSATPDYTMGFSQEMLESLRRYTAEASAAYLLPYLRPGLRVLDFGCGPGTISVGLAKAIDPGELHGVDMEASQIELARAVAASQGRENAIFHVGDVTNLPFDDDSFDVAHCHNVLMHIPDTGAVLTEVMRVLKPGGLIACREMICASCFNQPNFGVLRSSWDMFEDLLAADDGHPQIGKELKTHFVEAGFAHIQITGSWDVYSTPADVEFIFGFANQWFLSPEITEAAIKYGASTPELVERIREAYIRWKDHPGALCNLAFGEAVASKP